In the Gossypium raimondii isolate GPD5lz chromosome 9, ASM2569854v1, whole genome shotgun sequence genome, one interval contains:
- the LOC105798134 gene encoding membrane-anchored ubiquitin-fold protein 2 — translation MASVQDQLEIKFRLIDGSDIGPKTFPPATSVATLKESVLAQWPKEKENGPRTMKDVKLISAGKILENNKTLGECQSPLCSIPGGVTTMHVIVQPPLEKEKKAISQPKQNKCLCVIL, via the exons ATGGCTAGTGTCCAAGATCAACTAGAAATCAAGTTTAGATTGATTGACGGATCAGATATTGGACCTAAAACCTTTCCTCCTGCAACCAGTGTTGCAACCTTGAAGGAAAGTGTTCTTGCTCAGTGGCCTAAAG AGAAGGAGAATGGTCCAAGGACAATGAAAGATGTCAAGCTAATTAGTGCAGGAAAAATACTGGAGAATAACAAAACATTGGGAGAATGCCAGAGCCCTCTTTGCAGTATTCCTGGTGGGGTGACGACTATGCATGTCATTGTTCAACCTCCTCTGGAGAAAG AGAAGAAAGCAATAAGCCAACCGAAGCAGAACAAATGTTTGTGTGTCATATTATAA